A genomic segment from Vagococcus zengguangii encodes:
- the tnpB gene encoding IS66 family insertion sequence element accessory protein TnpB (TnpB, as the term is used for proteins encoded by IS66 family insertion elements, is considered an accessory protein, since TnpC, encoded by a neighboring gene, is a DDE family transposase.) has product MGLINYAGVPHIFIVCGKTDMRRGIDGLAEIITCQYNLNLFDEALFLFCGGKLDRFKALYWDQDGFVLLYKRLESGKLQWSRKAEEVKQLSHQELRWLLEGLSLQQPKALKPSAPGYLN; this is encoded by the coding sequence CATTTTTATTGTTTGTGGGAAAACAGACATGAGACGTGGTATTGATGGCTTGGCAGAAATCATCACCTGTCAATACAACCTCAACTTGTTTGATGAAGCACTCTTCTTGTTTTGTGGTGGAAAATTAGATCGCTTTAAAGCCTTATATTGGGATCAAGATGGCTTTGTCTTATTGTATAAACGATTAGAATCAGGAAAATTACAATGGTCTCGAAAAGCAGAAGAAGTCAAACAGCTATCTCATCAAGAGTTACGATGGTTATTAGAGGGACTCTCGCTTCAACAACCTAAAGCTTTGAAGCCATCGGCTCCAGGCTATCTTAATTAA